The Candidatus Dormiibacterota bacterium genome includes a window with the following:
- a CDS encoding helix-turn-helix transcriptional regulator, translated as MGDHRPGLGPDLLRGHLDGLLLAVLAEHPAHGYAVIESLRDRSQGAFDLAEGTVYPALHRLERDGLLSSRWSTEPGRPRRVYALTRRGDQALAGHRGTWRSFSRAVERVLGAGVG; from the coding sequence ATGGGGGATCACCGCCCCGGGCTCGGCCCGGACCTGCTGCGTGGCCATCTCGACGGCCTCCTCCTCGCCGTGCTCGCCGAGCATCCCGCCCACGGCTACGCGGTCATCGAGTCCCTTCGCGATCGCAGCCAGGGCGCATTCGACCTCGCCGAGGGCACCGTGTATCCGGCGCTGCACCGCCTCGAGCGCGACGGCCTGCTGAGCAGCCGCTGGAGCACCGAGCCGGGCCGGCCCCGCCGCGTCTACGCGCTGACCCGTCGCGGCGACCAGGCGCTCGCCGGGCATCGCGGCACCTGGCGCAGCTTCTCCCGCGCCGTCGAGCGCGTGCTCGGGGCGGGCGTCGGGTGA